A region of the Exiguobacterium aurantiacum DSM 6208 genome:
CGAGGTCGGACGCGACACGCCGAACGGGATCCGGATCGGGGTCGGCGGTCATGTCGCCGACATCTCACAACAGTTCAATATCGGGCAGATTCGGGCGACCGAGCGCGGGCTCGACGTCTTCTTGAAGGCGAGCCGGCAATTTTTCGTCGTCGAGACGCCGGACGGTGTTGGCGTGACGCGAAACGGCAACATGCAGCTGTCGGTCGGTGCCGAGACGACGCTCGTCGATGTGACCGGCAACGCGCTTCTCGGCGCGGACGGCAACCGCATCACGATGCCGAACGAGGCGACGAATCACCGCGTTCGTCAAGACGGTGTCGTCGTGGCGAACGTGAACGGGGTCGAGCAAGAGTTTGGCCGCCTCGACATCGTCGAGGTGCGTAACACGTCCGAACTTCGTCCGATGGGCAACAACGTCTACTCGGCTGATTTTCAGACTGAAGTCGACCGTCCGCTCGGCAACTTGTTGATCGAAGGGACGCTCGAGTCG
Encoded here:
- a CDS encoding flagellar hook-basal body protein; its protein translation is MQSIYNSVNSLTQLQRQLDVTGHNIANVDTVGFKRQQGHFASLLSQAYDNQPRPEFEVGRDTPNGIRIGVGGHVADISQQFNIGQIRATERGLDVFLKASRQFFVVETPDGVGVTRNGNMQLSVGAETTLVDVTGNALLGADGNRITMPNEATNHRVRQDGVVVANVNGVEQEFGRLDIVEVRNTSELRPMGNNVYSADFQTEVDRPLGNLLIEGTLESSNVDLTKEMTDMTITQRAYQMNSRALSMGDQMMGLVTSLRP